Part of the Crossiella cryophila genome, AAACAAAGAAAGCCGCCCTTGTCGGTTTCCCGATGGGCGGCTCCCTGGTCACGACGTGGTGCACGTCATGGCGGGGAGCCGGTGCTGCGCGAGGATCGTCGGGTGTGACGCCGCATGTTCATCATGTTCGTCATAACCCCTCCTCGCTCGTGGTGTGCGTTCATCATTGCCCACCGCCGAACCCGGGTCAATCCCATTTCGCGAATGGATCCAAGAATCCTCCAAGAACTGTCCATGCCGGCTCCGGCACCGTGCTCCCATGCGAACACACCGCAAAATCGCGATCTTCGTCGCGATAGTCACCATGGTCATCCTCAGCGCCGGAACAACGGCCTCCGCCGCGGCGGCGCCGCCGCCGTTCACCGCGCACATGAAGTTCCTGCACAGCGGGAAGTGCCTGGAGACCGCCAACAACGCCGGGCACAACGGAGCCCGGGTCCAGCAATGGGAGTGCCTGGCGCAACCCGCCGCGTACTGGATCTTCAACCTGAACCCCGCGAAGGGCGTGTGGATCCAGCACCGGGACCACCCTGCCCAGTGCCTGAAGATCGCCGGGCCCAGCAAGGCCAACGGGGCCAGGGCCGAGCTGTACACCTGCGCGGACCAGGCCGAGGCGTACTGGGAGTTGCGGCAGAAGGAGAACGACCCCCGGTACTTCTACCTGGTCAACCGCTACAGCGGGAAGTGCCTGCAGATCGCCGGGCGCGGCATGGCCAACGGGGCGGTTGCCGAGCAGTGGGACTGCCAGGGGCAGCAGAACGCCTACTTCAACCGGGACTGAGCACCAGCGGAGGGCCTGGGGCCGGTGTGGACAGGTCGTCCGCGCCAGCCCCAGCCGACCCGCTCACCCGGACCCGGGGCCAGCCCGCGCAGGATCCGGCAGTGCAGTTGCCGAAGCGGCATAC contains:
- a CDS encoding RICIN domain-containing protein; translated protein: MRTHRKIAIFVAIVTMVILSAGTTASAAAAPPPFTAHMKFLHSGKCLETANNAGHNGARVQQWECLAQPAAYWIFNLNPAKGVWIQHRDHPAQCLKIAGPSKANGARAELYTCADQAEAYWELRQKENDPRYFYLVNRYSGKCLQIAGRGMANGAVAEQWDCQGQQNAYFNRD